One Tachypleus tridentatus isolate NWPU-2018 chromosome 3, ASM421037v1, whole genome shotgun sequence DNA window includes the following coding sequences:
- the LOC143247382 gene encoding uncharacterized protein LOC143247382 isoform X2: MERYLRDEPRMYQCKQLPEGLQEPLNLITLTGNRDSITKHLNPDTDEPLITFTTNTESRMCSNDGGNSSGGEDRLSVSDLDINDHYYDTMIPRSINWKTVEGDIASTELPNRFHELKNKSLLSVPGGESISVKLLTKIGKSSDNVAKRTLAPGVATLQVSVAAKASVLQDSTVPTATLETQMLATLKSTNPSSDSQCRIELVPDNKRRIHRCQYSGCKKVYTKSSHLKAHQRTHTGEKPYKCNWEGCEWRFARSDELTRHYRKHTGSKPFKCSHCEKCFSRSDHLALHLKKHQ; the protein is encoded by the exons ATGGAACGATATTTAAGGGACGAGCCAAGAATGTATCAGTGTAAGCAGCTTCCAGAAGGACTACAAGAACCTTTGAATCTGATCACGCTGACAGGTAACAGGGACTCCATCACCAAACACTTAAATCCAGATACGGATGAGCCCTTGATCACTTTTACTACTAACACAGAAAGCAGAATGTGCAGCAATGATGGTGGAAACAGCAGTGGAGGAGAAGACAGGCTTAGTGTTTCCGACCTGGATATCAATGACCATTATTATGATACTATGATACCTAGATCCATCAACTGGAAAACTGTCGAAGGTGATATCGCATCCACTGAATTACCGAACAGGTTTCACGAGTTGAAAAATAAGTCACTTCTATCTGTGCCTGGTGGCGAGAGTATATCAGTAAAGCTTCTCACTAAAATAGGAAAATCGTCAGATAATGTGGCGAAACGTACTTTAGCGCCAGGTGTCGCCACTTTACAAGTTTCCGTGGCCGCTAAAGCTTCCGTTCTTCAAGATTCAACTGTGCCAACAGCAACTTTAGAGACTCAGATGTTAGCAACCTTGAAATCGACTAATCCTTCTTCAGACTCCCAGTGCCGAATTGAACTAGTTCCCGATAACAAAAGAAGAATACACAGGTGCCAGTACAGTGGGTGTAAAAAGGTGTACACTAAATCGTCACATCTCAAAGCTCACCAGCGTACTCATACCG gAGAGAAACCCTACAAGTGCAACTGGGAAGGCTGCGAATGGCGGTTTGCTCGTTCAGACGAGTTAACTCGTCACTATCGAAAACACACAGGCTCCAAACCTTTCAAGTGCAGCCACTGTGAAAAGTGCTTCTCTCGTTCAGACCACTTAGCACTTCACCTGAAGAAACATCAATAG